The genomic stretch CCATGCGGCCACTTGCAACCGCGCGCGGCGATGCCGTTTCCGGAGCTTCGGACGCGGCGCGGTTTTGTTTTCCGCGGCGGTGATGATGATTTTTACGGACCATTCCTCGCACCATTTCCCGGCGCCATGCAGTCGATCAATCCGGCCACCGGCCTCCTCATCGAAGAATTTTCCGAGCACACTCCGTCCGAGGTCGAGTCCATCCTCGCGGATGCGCATCATGCTTTCACCGGGTGGAAGGACGTCTCCTTCGACGAACGCGCGCGTCACATGCTGGCGGCCGCGGCAGCTCTGCGGGCCGATGCGGAAGTCCATGCGCAGACCATGACACGCGAGATGGGCAAACCGATAACACAGGCCCGCGCCGAGGTGGAAAAATGCGCGTGGGTGTGCGAGTATTATGCAGGCAACGCCGAACATATGCTGGCGCCAGAGGAGGCCGTGTCCGACGGCAGCCGCGCGTATGTGCGGCACGACCCGCTCGGTCCGGTGCTTGCGGTGATGCCGTGGAATTTCCCGTACTGGCAGGTCTTCCGCTTCGCGGCGCCGGCCCTGATGGCGGGCAATGCGGGTGTGCTGAAACACGCGTCGAACGTGACACGCTGCGCGCTGCGCATCGAGGAGGTGTTCCGCGCGGCCGGATTTCCCGACGGCCTGTTCCGCTCGCTGCTCATCGGATCAGGGCGCGTCGCCGATGTGCTGCGTCATCCGCGCATCACCGCCGCGACACTGACCGGAAGCGAACCTGCCGGCGCGGCGGTCGCGTCGCTCGCCGGAAGTCTGTTGAAAAAAACGGTGCTTGAACTCGGCGGCAGCGATCCCTTCATGGTGCTCGACGACGCCGACATCGAAAAGGCCGCCGTCACGGCTGCCGCGGCGCGCTGTTTGAACACGGGCCAGAGCTGCATCGCCGCCAAGCGTTTTATCGTGATGGATGCGGTCGCGGAGCGTTTCGAGGAATTGTTTGTGCGCGCCATGGCCGCGCGCCGCGTGGGTGATCCGATGCGCGACGACACGGATATCGGCCCCCTCGCGCGTCCGGATCTTGTGGACGATCTCGAGAGGCAGGTGCGCGACACGCTCGCGGCGGGCGCGCGCCTGCTGCACGGCGGAAAAAGGATATCCGGGTCCGGATATTTTTACGAACCGACGGTACTCGGCGGCGTGACGCCCGGTATGGCCGCACACGACGAGGAGACCTTCGGTCCCGTCGCGGTTGTTGTGCGTGTGGCCGATGCCGACGAGGCGGTGGCGGTCGCAAACGCGACACCTTTTGGACTCGGCGCGAGTGTGTGGACGAGGGATACCGCCCGCGCGGAACACATCGCCGCCGCGATCGAGACGGGCAGCGTGTGTATCAATGGGCTCGTCAAATCCGATCCGCGGCTGCCGTTCGGAGGTGTCAAACGCAGCGGATACGGCCGTGAATTGTCGTGGCACGGCATCCGCGAATTTGTGAACACAAAGACGGTCTGGATCGCATGACTCTGCGACGACATCACTTCCGCGCGGCAGCGCTGCCTGCCCTGATCGGCATTCTCCTCGCATGGAGCGGGGCGGCCGCGCAGCAGCCGCGCATCGACTTGGTCGAGAGTGTTCCGGAGGAGACCGTCCTGGGACTCGCCTACACGGGAAGGACGGCCGCCGTGTGGAAAAACCTCATCGACGGCGCCCGCGCGACGCTCGACATCGAACAATTCTATATCGCGACGGCGCCCGGAGAGGCGCTGGAGCCGGTACTCGCGTCGGTGGAGGCGGCCGCGGCGCGTGGAGTGCGCGTTCGCGTCATCGCCGAAAAAAAATTCGCGGAAAAATATCCGTCGACTCTCGAGGCCTGGTCACGCACCGCCAATATGGATGTGCGTATTCTGGATTTTTCGCGCCTGTCGGGCCGCGGGGTGCAGCACGCGAAGTTCTTCGTCGTGGACGGGGAGCGCGCGTTTCTGGGAAGCCAGAATTTCGACTGGCGCTCGCTGTCGCAGATCCACGAAACGGGTGTGTCGATCAGCAGCGCGCCGCTGGCCCGCGCACTCGGATCGGTGTTCGAGATGGATTGGATCTTCGCCGCGGCGCACGATACGGCGGCCGCGCGCAGGGACGCCCCCGCGTGTGATTGCGCGCCGCAGCGACTGCGCGTGGCGGGCGGCGGCAGCGTGACGGTGCGGCCGGTCTTCAGTCCGCGCACCTTCCTGCCGCGCGGCGCCGAGTGGGATCTCCCCGCCCTCGTGCGCATCATCGACGGCGCGCGGCGCTCGGTGTGTGTGCAGGTGCTTTCGTACGGCGCGAAGGACGATACGACACTCGACGCTGCTTTGCGCCGCGCCGCCGCGCGCGGCGTGACTGTACGGCTGCTCGTGTCGAACTGGTCGCTGGGCGCCGCGCGGCAGAACGCGCTCAAGGCGCTGGTCGGCAAGGGCGTGCGCGTGCGCTTCACATCCATCCCGCAGCATTCGCGAGGATTTATTTCCTTCGCGCGTGTCGAACACTGCAAATACATGGTTGTGGACGGGCGCACCACATGGATCGGCACGGCCAACTGGTCGCCCGATTATTTTCACGACTCGCGGAATGTCGGTCTTATCGCCGAAGGCCGGGCTCTGGCGTCGCGGCTCACCCGTGTATTCGACACGAGCTGGTCGGGCCCCTACGCCGCGGACCTCGATCCGGCGAAAAGCTACAGTCCGCCCAAAACCGATGACGGGAGCGGAAAATGAGTCCGATGGGACGTCGCGCGTTTCGCGATTTTTTTTCTCGCTTTCATGTGGAAATGCTCGCGGCCGACGCGTCCGCCGTCAACCGACGCCTGCGCATCATCCTGCTGCTGCACATCTACGTGTTGTCGCTATGCCTGCCTGTCACTTCGGGTGTGCTGTTCGGCCTCGCGTATCTCCCTCTCTTCGAGGAGAATCCCGACGTGCACGGGTTGATGGCGGTGTCGACGGGCATACTCGGCGTGCTGGTGTTTTTTATCTTTCTCTTCAAGTATCAGATCACGGCCCTGCTCGACTTCCGCCACCGCGTGCTTTTTCTGCTTCTGCATGCGACCGTGACAGCGGTGCTGTTCTTCACCGTCATCTGGCTCGGCTTTGCGTCGCCCTGGCACGCGACCCCGTACTGGGGCTCCTACGATCTGAACACCGCCGCGCGCAGTTGGGTGATATCCGTGATTGTGATCGGATCGATCACGCTGCTCGGCAGCATCTTCGATCTGTTCCGCCGCCTGACGAGCCGCTGACCCTCTCAGCGCGGGCCAGCCACCGCCGTTCCGAGATTCCGTTCCAGTGTGATCGCAATAAGAGAGGAAAGGATCTCGAACTCCGGTAATTCGCGCTCGCGTGCCGTGACCGGGGCTCCTCTGTCCGTGGAGATCGCGACATCCTTTTTCCCGAGTTCGATCAGCAGGCCCGTGGCGACGTGCTGTACGTCCTGCCGCGCGCGTTCGGCGGTGACAAACGCCGCGCCGCCGACGTCGAGCACGGGGCGCACGACGATGCGGTCGCCATTGTTCAGGCGCGCGGCGATGTCGCGCAGCAGCTCGCGTGTGGAGCGGCCTTCGCTGCTGGCTCCGAGATCCGCGCTGCGAATCACATAGGTCGATGTGGAACGGACGTCGACCTCGCGTCCGCCGGTGGAATCGCCCGCGAAGGCGAAACCCAGCGCGTCGGTGGCGGTGATGATGGTGCCCGTGGTATCGGTCACATCGAAGCGGGCGTAGAGTGGCGGCAGGTCGGAATTTGCGCCGCCGCCGAACAGAAGGCCGACGTCCAGATCGCGCTGCGCGGCGGCATCGTCGCTGGAATACCGCGCGATTTCCTTGTCCTTGTGCATGATCGTGATCGACCAGTCGCGGAGGGCTTCGGCGTTTCTGATTGTCGGATCCAGATTGATCGGCGTGGTGATGAAATTCTCGACCATCCAGTCGGTGGTCAGTGGCGCGAAGGCGGCGCGCGACGCACTGCGGAATTCGACGCACCGGAGCTGCGCCGGGTTGGTGTACCGAGCGGGGCGTGCGACACGTGTTTCGATTTGTATCCGCGATGCCGGCAGGTCCCAGATGGTGCGGAGATAGTACTGCACCGCCTCGGCGCGCGCTTCGGCCATGGCGCCGGGCTCGTCGGGCGAGGCCGATCCGACAATCGTCAGTGACGCCGTGGGATTTTCAGTGAGCCGCAGCCCGATGACATTCAGGATCTGGTAGTACTGCTCGGCGGCGTGCAGGCGGATCAGGCGGCGCGTCGAGAACGAGAAGCGGGTGGCGCGCGATATCTGCGCGTAGCGACCA from Ignavibacteriota bacterium encodes the following:
- a CDS encoding NAD-dependent succinate-semialdehyde dehydrogenase, which translates into the protein MQSINPATGLLIEEFSEHTPSEVESILADAHHAFTGWKDVSFDERARHMLAAAAALRADAEVHAQTMTREMGKPITQARAEVEKCAWVCEYYAGNAEHMLAPEEAVSDGSRAYVRHDPLGPVLAVMPWNFPYWQVFRFAAPALMAGNAGVLKHASNVTRCALRIEEVFRAAGFPDGLFRSLLIGSGRVADVLRHPRITAATLTGSEPAGAAVASLAGSLLKKTVLELGGSDPFMVLDDADIEKAAVTAAAARCLNTGQSCIAAKRFIVMDAVAERFEELFVRAMAARRVGDPMRDDTDIGPLARPDLVDDLERQVRDTLAAGARLLHGGKRISGSGYFYEPTVLGGVTPGMAAHDEETFGPVAVVVRVADADEAVAVANATPFGLGASVWTRDTARAEHIAAAIETGSVCINGLVKSDPRLPFGGVKRSGYGRELSWHGIREFVNTKTVWIA
- a CDS encoding phospholipase → MTLRRHHFRAAALPALIGILLAWSGAAAQQPRIDLVESVPEETVLGLAYTGRTAAVWKNLIDGARATLDIEQFYIATAPGEALEPVLASVEAAAARGVRVRVIAEKKFAEKYPSTLEAWSRTANMDVRILDFSRLSGRGVQHAKFFVVDGERAFLGSQNFDWRSLSQIHETGVSISSAPLARALGSVFEMDWIFAAAHDTAAARRDAPACDCAPQRLRVAGGGSVTVRPVFSPRTFLPRGAEWDLPALVRIIDGARRSVCVQVLSYGAKDDTTLDAALRRAAARGVTVRLLVSNWSLGAARQNALKALVGKGVRVRFTSIPQHSRGFISFARVEHCKYMVVDGRTTWIGTANWSPDYFHDSRNVGLIAEGRALASRLTRVFDTSWSGPYAADLDPAKSYSPPKTDDGSGK